The segment GAATGGTCCGACCTGTCCGCCGGGGCTCTGGATGATCCGGATCTCGGCGGCGGCGGGCGCGGAGACGAGCAGGGCGGCTGCGAGAATCCAGGCTTTGACGAGGGCAACGCGTCGCATGAAGCACTCCACGAGCTCGATTCCGTAGGGTAGGCAAAGCGTAGCGTGCCCACCAATATCACCGCAAACCTGGAGACGTGGTGGGCACGGCCCTTGCGTGCCTTTGGCCACCCTACGGCAGTATGAGGTTCACCCGTTCCGCCGCTCGCCGCGCAGTGTCGGCAGGCCGATGCCCGCCGCATCGAAGCCGCCATCGACGGCCAAAATTTGGCCGGTGATGTAGCTCGCGCGCTCCGAGCACAGGAAGAAGATCGCCTCCGCGAGCTCCTCCTCCAGGCCGTAGCGGTTGAGCGGGATGGCGTCATGATAGTCCGCGCGGATCTCCTTGGTGTGCACTTGCTTCGCCATCGCGGTATCGACCGGCCCCGGCGCCACCGCGTTGACGCGGATGTTGAGGGAGGCGAGCTCGACCGCGAGCTGCTTGGTGAGATGCGCCAGACCAGCCTTGCTGGTGCCGTAAGCCGAGCGCAGCGTCGAGGCGCGCACCGCCGAGATCGAGGTGATGTTGACGATGGCGCCGCCGCCTTGCTCGCGGATCAGCGGCGCGGCCGCCTTGGTGCACAGGAACGGGCCGCTGAGATTGACCGCCATGATCCTGTTCCAGTCGGCGTTGCTGGTCTCCAGCACCGGCGCGAACACGGCGACGCCGGCATTGTTGACGAGAGCATCGAGCCGTCCGAAGCGGTTCATGATCGCTGCCATCGCGGCTCCCACGGCGGCTGCATCGGACACGTCGCAGGTGATTGCCAGGGTGTGATCGGGATTCTTCAGCGCCGCCACCGCGCTCGCCTGCAGCTCTCCCTCGATATCGAGCAGCGCCACGCGCCACCCGTCGGCGAGGAAGCGTTTCGCCGTCGCGAGTCCAATCCCGCGCGCGGCGCCGGTGACGAGGGCAACTTTTTGCAAGGCTTGCGACATTTGCTAATCTGTCCTGTGTCCGAACGGCGCGCTCGCGCGCGAGCGCCGGCCCCTTATTACTTCGCTTTCGTCCCGGCAAGAAAGGGCCTTACACCATGCCCATCGACCCCAGCACGATCCCGCTCGAGGACTGGCGGCCGGGTGTAAGGACGCGCATGGTGACATCGGCGCGCAACGGCGCCACCGCGCTCTGTATCTTTGAGCAATGGGTTGATCCCGGCGCCGGCGCGCCGACGCACAGCCACACGGTCGAGGAGGTGCTGACGGTGCGCGCCGGCGAGGCCGAGATGTGGATCGAGGCCGAGCACGTCACGGTCGTGGCGGGCCAGTCGCTGCTGATCCCCGCCGGCCGCAAGCACGGCTTTCGCAATTCGGGCCCGGCGACGCTGCACGTCCACGCCGTGCTGGCCTCGCCAGTCTTCGAGGCGCTCCCGGAGGGAGCCCGCGGGGTGACGCGACGGTGGGAGCGGTAGGGTCGGAGCTTCGCGGCGGATCGCTGCGACAAAATGTCGGCGCGATCGTGCATGCATCGTCTTTACTGAGTGATGCCGAAGGAAACGCGCGATGCCGGACGACCGCGAGCAGCTGATTCGAAACCTCTTCGCCGCCTATCTCGCCAATGACAAGCAGCGGGTCAGTGACGCGCTCGCCGACGACTTCCGCTTCACCAGCCCGTTCGACGCCGACCTCGACAAGGCGCGCTATTTCGAACGGTGCTGGCGGGACACCGGCTGGATCGCCCGCCACGAGATCGAGCGCATTGTTGTCGCCGGCGACGAGGCCTTCGTCACCTATCACTGCCTGGCAAGAGATGGCAGGAGCTTTCGCAACACCGAGTTCTTCACTTTCGCCGCCGACAGGGTCCGCCGCATCGAGGTCTATTTCGGCGCCACATTCCAGGACGGCCGGTTCGTGCCGCAACCGCAATAACCTCCAAAAATAATTTCCGCAGCCGTGTCGGTTCTGTAAAAGATCGCTCGTCTTACAGGGGAGCGCGGGTCGGGGTTGACCGCGCCCTGAAAAGGTTACGGAGCGAAGTCGATGCGTTTCATGGTGATCGTCAAGGCGAACGGGGACACCGAGGCCGGCAAGATGCCGAGCACGGAGAGGCTGGCCGCCATGGGCCAATTCAACGAGGAGATGGCCAAGGCCGGCGTGATCGAGGCGGGCGAGGGCCTGCATCCGACGGTGAAGGGCGCCAGGGTGAAGTATGGGGCGTCCGAGGCGAGCGTCGCCCGCGGTCCGTTCGATCTCTCTCCCGACCTGATCGCCGGCTTCTGGCTGATCAAGACCGCCTCGCTCGACGAGGCGATCGCCTGGATGAAGCGCGCGCCGTTTGATCCGGGCTCCGAGATCGAGATCCGCCAGGTGTTCTCGGCCGAGGATTTTGGCGAGGCCTTCACGCCCGAGCTGCGCGAGCAGGAAGAGCGCACGCGCGCCCACGCGGCGAAGAAGTGACGGCGTAGCGGTCATTCGAACCAAACAAGGATCCCCAATGCGATTCATGATGCTGATGATCCCGCTCGGTTACGAGACCGCGCCTCCGG is part of the Bradyrhizobium commune genome and harbors:
- a CDS encoding cupin domain-containing protein; amino-acid sequence: MPIDPSTIPLEDWRPGVRTRMVTSARNGATALCIFEQWVDPGAGAPTHSHTVEEVLTVRAGEAEMWIEAEHVTVVAGQSLLIPAGRKHGFRNSGPATLHVHAVLASPVFEALPEGARGVTRRWER
- a CDS encoding SDR family NAD(P)-dependent oxidoreductase encodes the protein MSQALQKVALVTGAARGIGLATAKRFLADGWRVALLDIEGELQASAVAALKNPDHTLAITCDVSDAAAVGAAMAAIMNRFGRLDALVNNAGVAVFAPVLETSNADWNRIMAVNLSGPFLCTKAAAPLIREQGGGAIVNITSISAVRASTLRSAYGTSKAGLAHLTKQLAVELASLNIRVNAVAPGPVDTAMAKQVHTKEIRADYHDAIPLNRYGLEEELAEAIFFLCSERASYITGQILAVDGGFDAAGIGLPTLRGERRNG
- a CDS encoding YciI family protein → MRFMVIVKANGDTEAGKMPSTERLAAMGQFNEEMAKAGVIEAGEGLHPTVKGARVKYGASEASVARGPFDLSPDLIAGFWLIKTASLDEAIAWMKRAPFDPGSEIEIRQVFSAEDFGEAFTPELREQEERTRAHAAKK
- a CDS encoding nuclear transport factor 2 family protein, whose product is MPDDREQLIRNLFAAYLANDKQRVSDALADDFRFTSPFDADLDKARYFERCWRDTGWIARHEIERIVVAGDEAFVTYHCLARDGRSFRNTEFFTFAADRVRRIEVYFGATFQDGRFVPQPQ